The following coding sequences are from one Leptolyngbya sp. NIES-3755 window:
- a CDS encoding type I secretion target GGXGXDXXX repeat protein domain protein (similar to AA sequence:cyanobase_aa:LBDG_51620), translating to MSVTAFLNDKSAALLNLDGTLETFPSREAIGEQTRLAAFQLGSSAATVNLLARKASDGSTQIWSVNGSNSAARRNLPTESDAGWQVAGIADFDRDGQQDLLWRDVKTGAVRIWQLNNDTAQTISLPTVNDLGWQISGLADFNNDGSTDILWQNRRSGEVVLWFLNRTSVTSGSIVGSTGASNWRIQGITDFNNDGNPDLVWYNTSSAETVYWLFSNGRPFHGALLNQAPSTDWKVAGIGDFNGDNSSDLFWRNDRTGETQFWLYSGTQRTQVRSGTPIASSWQSVGATDLNGDRTTDLLWRNPSTGELLAWFVQNGSLSSSATVLTERDLDWQPIAALERSTSPLITPTQTTVQTGNLTSNGTIATAEIQAPIFTRTDRVDAGNNSDFYRFTIGQSGVFTAGLTGLTGDADVRLIQDTNGNGTVDNGEILAWQWERGTANESIRRFLAAGTYLVQVVSYNNQTANFTLATNFTVAANDPQQFRIDLSFADSLTGLNSAARDAIAQAARFWEGVILGASAITRSNILSIALDGQSFNAQDGTADTGTLALSGPSLTLDAANNLVITRGRSTLNLRRIAEFNSNPLYLRDIMIHELAHVFGFGTIWQPLEFSFTDGSTLLAGKNWINRTNATYRADSYAGWAYGDLLGTFTPTAIPIEPQIFFHWDESRFDTELMTPFAETPGTPMPMSSLTLGALRDLGWNVNFGAVQPYTLPATRTAAVSSVPGGATQTSGLAAYKCACGRCLSAIRTETLSPNLTDLVA from the coding sequence ATGAGCGTGACTGCATTTCTCAATGACAAATCAGCCGCTTTGCTGAATCTGGACGGCACTCTAGAAACTTTTCCATCACGAGAAGCGATCGGCGAACAGACTCGCCTCGCAGCCTTTCAACTCGGTAGTTCTGCCGCGACGGTTAACCTGCTGGCTCGAAAAGCTTCTGATGGTTCCACCCAAATCTGGTCAGTGAATGGCTCAAATTCAGCCGCTCGACGCAACTTACCCACCGAATCCGATGCAGGCTGGCAAGTTGCGGGAATTGCCGACTTCGATCGTGACGGACAGCAAGACCTCCTATGGCGCGATGTTAAAACGGGAGCCGTCCGCATCTGGCAACTGAATAACGATACGGCTCAGACGATCTCGCTCCCGACCGTTAACGATTTAGGCTGGCAGATTAGCGGACTTGCGGATTTCAACAATGATGGCTCGACCGATATCCTGTGGCAGAATCGGCGCAGCGGAGAAGTCGTTCTGTGGTTTCTGAATCGAACCAGTGTCACCTCCGGATCGATCGTCGGTTCGACTGGAGCAAGCAATTGGCGCATTCAAGGCATCACCGATTTCAATAACGATGGTAATCCTGATCTCGTCTGGTACAACACGAGTAGTGCTGAGACGGTTTACTGGTTGTTTAGCAATGGCAGACCCTTCCACGGAGCACTGCTAAATCAAGCTCCAAGCACTGATTGGAAAGTTGCGGGAATCGGGGATTTCAACGGAGATAATAGTTCCGATCTGTTCTGGCGCAACGATCGTACCGGTGAAACGCAATTCTGGCTCTACAGCGGAACACAACGAACGCAGGTTCGATCAGGAACGCCGATCGCATCCTCATGGCAATCCGTGGGCGCTACTGATCTCAATGGCGATCGCACCACAGATTTACTCTGGCGCAATCCATCGACCGGAGAACTCTTAGCGTGGTTTGTCCAAAATGGCAGTCTCAGTAGTTCTGCAACCGTATTGACTGAACGTGATTTGGATTGGCAACCGATCGCAGCGCTTGAACGATCGACTTCGCCATTAATCACGCCCACTCAGACTACGGTTCAGACTGGAAATCTAACCAGCAACGGCACGATCGCAACTGCTGAAATTCAAGCGCCTATTTTCACTCGTACTGATCGGGTGGATGCGGGCAATAACAGCGATTTCTATCGGTTCACGATCGGGCAATCTGGAGTATTTACCGCAGGACTGACGGGATTAACTGGAGATGCCGACGTGCGGCTGATTCAGGACACGAATGGGAATGGTACGGTAGACAACGGTGAAATTCTCGCATGGCAGTGGGAGCGCGGAACCGCAAACGAATCGATTCGGAGATTTCTAGCGGCTGGAACGTATTTAGTTCAAGTCGTCAGCTACAACAATCAAACCGCTAATTTTACGCTGGCGACCAACTTTACGGTGGCGGCTAACGATCCTCAGCAGTTCCGAATTGACTTATCTTTTGCAGATTCCCTCACCGGATTGAACTCAGCCGCGAGAGATGCGATCGCTCAAGCGGCACGGTTCTGGGAAGGCGTGATTCTGGGAGCGAGTGCGATTACCCGATCGAATATTTTGTCGATCGCGCTTGATGGACAGAGTTTCAACGCTCAAGACGGCACAGCCGATACTGGAACCCTCGCATTATCGGGTCCTTCACTGACGCTTGATGCTGCGAATAATCTCGTAATTACACGCGGTCGCAGTACGCTCAATCTCCGTAGAATCGCTGAATTTAACTCAAATCCGCTTTATCTGCGGGATATCATGATTCACGAACTCGCCCATGTCTTCGGGTTCGGCACAATCTGGCAACCTTTAGAATTCTCGTTTACAGACGGCTCGACGCTGCTGGCAGGCAAGAATTGGATCAATCGCACCAATGCAACTTATCGAGCGGATAGTTACGCAGGATGGGCTTACGGAGATTTACTGGGGACATTTACCCCGACTGCAATTCCGATCGAGCCTCAAATCTTCTTCCACTGGGATGAATCCCGCTTTGATACAGAATTGATGACTCCATTTGCTGAAACTCCAGGCACTCCAATGCCGATGAGCAGTTTAACGCTTGGAGCTTTGCGCGATTTGGGTTGGAATGTGAATTTTGGAGCAGTTCAGCCTTATACGTTACCTGCGACGCGGACGGCTGCCGTATCAAGCGTTCCTGGAGGCGCAACCCAAACGTCTGGTCTTGCAGCTTATAAATGTGCCTGTGGTCGTTGTTTGAGCGCAATTCGCACTGAGACGCTGTCTCCGAACTTAACTGATTTAGTTGCCTGA
- a CDS encoding alginate o-acetyltransferase (similar to AA sequence:cyanobase_aa:LBDG_51610) — MVNGTEIEFCQYTRRGIKFFPDMQFLSPLYAVFFLCVIGVFWSVRSTWLRSWLIFLTSLVFYSSLQAQYVPLLLVATVVNYWLGKALSVPPDWRIEDWQFAQVDWNQRRLRVLSGGIFLNVLLLLGFKYVPFIFSTIGTALNLPALQQTGNWADIHVIAPLGLSFFAFECIAYLVDVYRGAPAAQGFLDFAAYKLFFAKLISGPITRYHPFIGQFQTIQAPKIPQITEGLWLIACGAIKKGLVADRLNGLVNLSFDNIQRAGSTDLWIAIVAYGFQLYLDFSGYVDVARGSALLLGIELPENFNFPYLTTSLADFWRRWHMTLGDWLRNYLYFPLGGSRQGLIRTCINLIIVMLIAGIWHGAAWGFIAWGGIHGLGLAIHRLNDAIAKRFEWIEVVWSSLPGIIVGWALTQSLVFVSWVFFRLPNVDSAWNVLQRLWGYSADVQYAQKVYGEGVGLYPPQILMLFSAIVFVMLLTYTFQRSLKLNLTWHLKLLMVPLFCYIVWLLAPEAGSRYIYFDF; from the coding sequence ATGGTCAATGGCACTGAGATCGAATTTTGCCAGTACACTAGACGCGGAATCAAGTTTTTCCCTGATATGCAATTTCTTTCCCCGCTGTACGCCGTTTTCTTCCTTTGTGTCATTGGGGTGTTCTGGTCAGTGCGATCGACGTGGCTACGATCGTGGCTGATTTTCCTCACCAGTCTGGTCTTTTACTCCTCGCTGCAAGCTCAATACGTTCCGCTGCTGCTGGTTGCCACGGTGGTAAACTACTGGCTTGGCAAGGCTCTGAGTGTACCGCCCGATTGGAGGATTGAGGATTGGCAGTTTGCTCAGGTGGATTGGAATCAGCGACGATTGAGAGTGCTTTCTGGCGGAATTTTTCTCAATGTGCTGTTGCTATTGGGATTTAAGTATGTGCCGTTTATTTTTTCTACGATCGGCACAGCGTTGAATCTACCAGCCCTACAACAGACCGGGAATTGGGCAGATATTCACGTCATTGCGCCTTTAGGACTGAGTTTCTTTGCCTTTGAGTGCATTGCTTATTTGGTGGATGTGTATCGGGGTGCGCCTGCTGCTCAAGGATTTCTCGATTTTGCGGCGTATAAGTTGTTTTTTGCCAAACTGATTTCGGGTCCGATTACGCGCTATCACCCGTTCATTGGACAGTTTCAGACGATCCAAGCTCCGAAAATTCCACAGATTACAGAAGGATTGTGGCTGATTGCTTGTGGTGCGATTAAAAAAGGACTGGTTGCCGATCGCTTAAATGGTCTGGTCAATCTCAGTTTCGATAATATTCAACGAGCCGGCAGTACCGATCTGTGGATTGCGATCGTCGCTTATGGTTTCCAGCTTTATCTCGATTTCAGCGGCTACGTGGATGTTGCCCGTGGAAGCGCTTTACTGCTCGGAATTGAACTGCCCGAAAACTTCAATTTCCCTTATCTGACAACGAGTTTGGCGGATTTCTGGCGACGTTGGCACATGACGCTTGGCGATTGGTTGCGGAACTATCTTTATTTTCCGTTGGGCGGATCGCGTCAGGGCTTGATTCGGACTTGTATCAATTTAATTATCGTAATGTTGATTGCTGGAATCTGGCATGGAGCGGCATGGGGCTTTATCGCGTGGGGTGGCATTCACGGATTAGGATTGGCAATTCATCGGTTGAATGATGCGATCGCGAAACGATTTGAGTGGATCGAGGTGGTCTGGTCAAGTTTGCCTGGAATTATCGTCGGATGGGCATTGACCCAATCGCTTGTCTTCGTTTCGTGGGTGTTCTTCCGATTGCCAAATGTAGATTCTGCTTGGAACGTGCTTCAAAGATTGTGGGGCTATTCTGCGGACGTGCAATATGCCCAGAAAGTTTATGGGGAAGGTGTGGGACTGTACCCGCCTCAGATTTTGATGCTGTTTAGCGCGATCGTCTTTGTGATGCTGTTGACCTACACGTTTCAACGCAGTCTGAAACTCAATCTCACTTGGCATCTGAAACTTTTAATGGTTCCGCTATTCTGCTACATTGTTTGGCTGCTCGCACCGGAAGCGGGAAGCCGATATATTTATTTCGATTTTTAG
- a CDS encoding mannose-6-phosphate isomerase (similar to AA sequence:cyanobase_aa:LBDG_51600): MKNQQTEEPYVSDVTEIRHWGTVTLLEDAKRYRINRIEIKPGAHISTQMHYHRSEHWIVVSGTAKVTCNGEEKVVMQKQSTYVPMGTPHRVENPGVIPLVMIEVQNGEYLGEDDIIRFEKDLNA; the protein is encoded by the coding sequence ATGAAAAACCAACAAACTGAGGAACCCTACGTCTCTGATGTTACAGAGATTCGGCACTGGGGAACGGTTACGCTTTTAGAAGATGCGAAACGCTATCGAATTAACCGCATCGAAATTAAGCCCGGAGCGCATATTAGCACTCAGATGCACTATCACCGGAGTGAGCATTGGATCGTGGTTTCAGGAACCGCGAAAGTGACGTGCAACGGTGAAGAAAAAGTTGTAATGCAGAAACAATCGACGTATGTGCCAATGGGAACGCCGCATAGAGTCGAAAATCCGGGCGTGATTCCGCTCGTGATGATTGAAGTTCAGAACGGTGAGTATCTCGGCGAAGATGACATTATTCGATTCGAGAAAGACCTGAACGCTTAG
- a CDS encoding tRNA (guanine-N(7)-)-methyltransferase (similar to AA sequence:cyanobase_aa:LBDG_57310): MALVRVREHVNPLSRKYQTPTAPPDWSKVFDDPLRPLHLDIGCGRGVFLLKMAEQETDWNYLGLEIREPIVDQALEWRDEAGLKNLHYIFCNVSNSLHPILASLPSGTLERVSIQFPDPWFKRKHQKRRVVQPEMVATLAEFLKPNAIVFLQSDILEVAKKMVDRFAESPYFTREGSDWLPDNPMPVPTERELMVMSFGDSIYRAVFRKKS, encoded by the coding sequence GTGGCACTGGTTCGAGTTCGAGAGCACGTCAACCCGCTGAGTCGAAAATATCAAACGCCCACGGCTCCACCCGATTGGAGCAAGGTGTTTGATGATCCGTTACGTCCGTTGCATTTAGATATTGGCTGCGGTCGGGGAGTTTTTCTGCTGAAAATGGCGGAACAGGAAACCGATTGGAATTATCTGGGTTTAGAGATTCGAGAACCGATCGTCGATCAAGCTCTAGAATGGCGCGACGAAGCAGGCTTGAAGAATCTGCACTATATTTTTTGCAACGTTAGTAATTCGCTGCATCCGATCTTGGCATCGTTGCCATCAGGAACGTTAGAGCGGGTTTCGATTCAATTTCCCGATCCTTGGTTCAAGCGCAAACATCAAAAGCGACGAGTTGTACAGCCGGAAATGGTGGCGACTTTGGCGGAATTTTTGAAACCGAATGCGATCGTATTTCTTCAATCGGACATTTTGGAAGTCGCGAAAAAAATGGTCGATCGATTTGCTGAATCGCCTTATTTCACCCGCGAAGGCTCCGACTGGTTGCCAGACAATCCAATGCCTGTTCCGACCGAGCGAGAATTGATGGTGATGTCCTTTGGCGATTCAATTTATCGAGCCGTTTTTCGCAAGAAATCCTAA
- a CDS encoding hypothetical protein (conserved hypothetical protein;~similar to AA sequence:cyanobase_aa:LBDG_57300), whose protein sequence is MTEPLNSMRWASALSTRPFLEAAVEEVVSQAQSTLQASADLGFVFISSAFASEYSRLLPLLRDKLPGVAIVGCSGGGIVGMTQRGKAREVEEEPALSLTLAHLPNVKVQPFYVSAGDLPDLDSPPDTWTELIGVSPQESPNFVLMADLQRVNDLLQGLDFAYPGAPKVGGLASSGMLGSGATGLFCGSRFYREGAVGVALSGNIVLDTIVAQGCRPIGQPYWVTEGDRNILLAMQEDDGSGLPSDRCTVKRSPLEQLQELVQNLSEDDRQLAQQNHIFIGVAQNGFKQTLEPGDFLIRNLLGVDPRVGAIAIGDLIRPGQRIQFHLRDAETSAEDLDLLLRRYVQASETNPAPVGALMFSCLGRGEGLYGEPNFDSQLVNEYLEDLPIAGFFCNGEIGPVGGSSFLHGYTSVFGIFREKE, encoded by the coding sequence ATGACGGAACCCTTGAATTCAATGCGGTGGGCAAGTGCACTCTCAACGCGCCCATTTCTAGAAGCGGCAGTGGAGGAGGTGGTGTCTCAAGCACAATCGACCCTGCAAGCTTCGGCTGATTTGGGGTTCGTGTTTATTTCGTCCGCGTTTGCCAGTGAGTATTCGCGGTTGTTGCCGTTGCTGCGGGATAAATTGCCAGGAGTTGCGATCGTCGGTTGCAGCGGGGGCGGAATTGTGGGAATGACACAGCGAGGAAAGGCGCGAGAAGTCGAGGAAGAACCCGCGCTCAGTCTAACTTTGGCGCATTTGCCGAATGTGAAAGTGCAGCCGTTTTATGTGTCTGCTGGTGATTTACCAGATCTTGATAGTCCGCCCGATACGTGGACAGAACTGATTGGAGTTTCGCCCCAAGAGTCTCCGAATTTTGTGCTGATGGCAGATTTGCAACGGGTGAATGATTTGCTGCAAGGATTGGACTTTGCTTATCCAGGAGCGCCCAAAGTTGGAGGATTGGCAAGTTCTGGAATGCTCGGTAGTGGGGCAACTGGGCTATTTTGTGGCAGTCGGTTTTATCGAGAAGGAGCCGTTGGAGTCGCACTGAGCGGGAATATTGTGCTGGATACGATCGTGGCTCAAGGATGTCGCCCAATTGGACAGCCGTACTGGGTCACAGAAGGCGATCGTAATATTCTGTTAGCAATGCAGGAAGATGATGGTTCAGGTTTGCCATCTGATCGCTGCACTGTGAAGCGATCCCCGCTGGAGCAGTTACAAGAATTGGTGCAGAACTTGAGCGAAGACGATCGACAACTCGCTCAGCAAAATCATATTTTCATCGGGGTTGCCCAGAACGGGTTTAAGCAAACTTTGGAGCCAGGAGATTTCTTGATTCGGAATTTGCTGGGGGTTGATCCGAGAGTCGGGGCAATTGCGATCGGGGATTTAATCCGTCCGGGTCAGCGCATTCAATTCCACCTTCGAGATGCGGAAACTTCAGCGGAAGATTTAGATCTCCTACTGCGGCGGTATGTTCAGGCAAGTGAAACAAATCCGGCTCCCGTTGGTGCTTTAATGTTTTCCTGTTTGGGACGCGGTGAAGGACTGTACGGAGAACCGAACTTTGATTCGCAATTGGTGAACGAGTATTTGGAAGATTTACCGATCGCGGGATTTTTCTGTAATGGTGAAATTGGTCCGGTCGGTGGCAGTTCCTTTCTGCACGGCTACACCTCAGTCTTTGGAATCTTTAGAGAGAAGGAATAA
- a CDS encoding CP12 polypeptide (similar to AA sequence:cyanobase_aa:LBDG_57280), translated as MAINDIEKQIEIERENARKACDVSGSNSGECAAAWDAVEELQAEASHQRQSVKPKNALEIYCDDNPDALECRVYDE; from the coding sequence ATGGCGATTAACGATATTGAAAAGCAAATTGAGATCGAGCGTGAGAATGCTCGCAAGGCGTGTGATGTCAGTGGTTCAAATTCGGGCGAATGTGCTGCGGCTTGGGATGCTGTGGAAGAGTTGCAGGCAGAAGCTTCTCATCAACGTCAAAGCGTGAAGCCGAAAAACGCGCTTGAAATCTACTGCGATGATAATCCTGATGCGCTGGAGTGCCGCGTTTACGACGAATAA
- a CDS encoding hypothetical protein (hypothetical protein N9414_02154;~similar to AA sequence:cyanobase_aa:LBDG_57270), with translation MYEKLNQLKALFIELDRALIAYSGGIDSTLVAKVAFDVLGNRALPDGTPAVLAVTAESPSLLPEDLEDAKIQAAEIGILHKVVQTHELDNPNYASNPVNRCYFCKSELHDTLKPLAQSWGYPYVIDGVNADDLHDYRPGIQAAKERGARSPLAEVGITKMEVRAIAKYLGLPYWDKPAQPCLSSRFPYGEEITIAKLQRVGRAEVYLRKLGWQNIRVRSEGDTARIEVLPDQVKEFVIHTDLPKLTEAFQLFGFLYVTLDLEGYRSGKLNQVLQFKSL, from the coding sequence ATGTACGAAAAACTAAACCAATTAAAAGCGCTGTTTATCGAACTCGATCGAGCCTTGATTGCATATTCCGGTGGCATCGATAGTACTTTAGTGGCGAAAGTTGCCTTTGACGTACTCGGAAATCGTGCGCTGCCCGATGGCACACCTGCGGTGCTCGCAGTTACGGCAGAATCGCCTTCCCTCTTACCTGAAGACCTTGAAGACGCAAAAATTCAAGCCGCAGAAATCGGTATTCTCCATAAAGTTGTTCAAACTCACGAATTAGACAATCCCAATTACGCCTCAAATCCCGTAAATCGCTGCTATTTCTGCAAAAGCGAGTTACACGATACCCTAAAACCTTTAGCTCAATCGTGGGGCTATCCGTATGTGATTGATGGCGTGAATGCAGATGACTTGCACGATTACCGTCCAGGGATTCAGGCAGCGAAAGAGCGCGGAGCACGATCGCCATTAGCGGAAGTGGGGATCACCAAAATGGAAGTTCGAGCGATCGCAAAATACTTAGGACTCCCTTACTGGGATAAACCTGCTCAGCCTTGTCTGAGTTCGCGGTTTCCGTATGGTGAAGAGATTACGATCGCGAAACTTCAGCGAGTCGGACGGGCAGAAGTTTATTTGAGAAAACTAGGATGGCAGAATATTCGAGTACGATCAGAAGGTGACACTGCCCGGATTGAAGTGCTGCCGGATCAGGTGAAGGAATTTGTCATACACACGGATTTGCCAAAACTAACGGAGGCATTTCAGTTATTTGGGTTTCTGTATGTCACCCTCGATCTGGAAGGGTATCGCAGCGGAAAACTCAATCAAGTGCTGCAATTCAAATCATTGTGA
- a CDS encoding Na-Ca exchanger/integrin-beta4 (similar to AA sequence:cyanobase_aa:LBDG_23630) yields the protein MLKVGLIAGISLTIALAGAEGIATIPVSAQVLYDGSRNTSFKTQGWVTKTPQGTIENIFGGGTTLNTTSSNTLQAGYSLFRPLNRTQGYTLSVDLQLLSESHASLNRAGFSIIALSSDRRGIELGFWRNDPTVRDHIWAQNDGATRATRFTRGEGTSFNPSNSLVRYELSIKDNRYGLFANRNLVLAGNLRDYSIEGIAPYTLSNVIFLGDNTTSASGSVRITRVALSNTTIPFTTPTSRSTRLSAASATSVPEPMTIVGSGFAIAMGGLFAKKRQSRGRK from the coding sequence ATGCTTAAAGTAGGCTTGATTGCAGGAATCAGTTTGACGATCGCGCTTGCGGGTGCTGAGGGCATCGCAACAATTCCCGTATCCGCACAAGTACTATACGATGGCTCAAGAAATACATCCTTCAAAACTCAAGGTTGGGTGACTAAAACCCCACAGGGAACGATCGAGAACATTTTTGGGGGCGGTACTACACTGAATACAACTAGCTCAAATACTTTACAAGCAGGATACTCATTGTTTAGACCGCTCAACCGGACTCAAGGGTATACATTGAGCGTTGATTTGCAATTACTGTCTGAAAGTCACGCCTCGTTGAATCGTGCTGGGTTTAGTATCATTGCTCTAAGTTCCGATCGACGTGGAATCGAACTGGGATTTTGGAGAAATGATCCGACAGTGCGCGATCATATTTGGGCACAAAATGACGGCGCAACTAGAGCAACTCGCTTTACTCGCGGAGAAGGCACTTCATTTAATCCATCGAATAGTCTTGTGCGGTATGAGTTATCGATTAAAGACAACCGATATGGATTGTTTGCCAATCGAAATCTTGTATTAGCTGGAAATCTTAGAGATTATTCGATCGAAGGAATTGCGCCTTACACCCTGTCGAACGTTATTTTCCTTGGAGACAATACCACCTCAGCAAGTGGATCAGTCCGAATCACGCGGGTGGCACTGTCTAATACTACAATCCCGTTTACAACTCCAACCAGTCGATCAACTCGACTCTCAGCAGCATCCGCCACCTCAGTTCCGGAGCCGATGACGATCGTGGGGTCAGGATTCGCGATCGCAATGGGTGGACTTTTTGCTAAAAAGCGACAGTCCAGAGGTAGAAAATAA